Proteins co-encoded in one Arachis hypogaea cultivar Tifrunner chromosome 11, arahy.Tifrunner.gnm2.J5K5, whole genome shotgun sequence genomic window:
- the LOC112723110 gene encoding exopolygalacturonase-like, which produces MIITKRATIYTLVLIITLFALSCYEANAGPIKTRSKPIGGPDIHAGQDVERDHHVLLPGEKIHNVMDFGAVPDGETDSTQAFMDAWAATRESTVKSRFLVPPGRFLIGEMFLNGPCKFNGPIVMQIDGTVLASTDISEYMNEHWLRIEDHFDLKITGVGTFDGQGHSSWKIVEDCDKKTQGSCVKNPANLYFSNVTNVIVHGVKSVNPKGSHIFVTSSANFRITNVQITAPENSPNTDGIHISHSDNVIVSKTFIGTGDDCIGMIQGSSNIVVEDVTCGPGHGISIGSLGKEEGEAEVKGVHVRNSRLVRTTNGLRIKAWPGHKFPGAASDVFFSNITMEDVRNAIIIDQEYLCPKDCTKQPSLVKIKNVHFINIRGTTTSATPVNMKCSKLNPCEGIIFRDINFQFGNTLKKLTIPQLNSSCINVKPIFEGIQIPPPCLDLPLMPKLPTVPVRLPLPVPVPVPTKPNLPTVPAKLPALKKSTLPKAGTTLKMIKTSVATKLRAPKKPTPQVPTKSKLPSVHVALKKAPKKLKLQNSKVKKGGQKAKNMRNIRKKRQH; this is translated from the exons ATGATTATCACGAAGAGAGCTACGATATATACACTTGTTCTTATTATTACTCTCTTTGCATTATCATGTTATGAAGCAAATGCGGGACCGATCAAGACAAGAAGCAAGCCGATAGGTGGTCCTGATATTCATGCGGGACAAGACGTAGAACGTGATCATCACGTGCTTCTTCCGGGCGAGAAAATACACAATGTTATGGATTTCGGAGCCGTACCCGATGGCGAAACGGACTCCACTCAGGCTTTCATGGATGCATGGGCGGCAACTCGGGAGTCCACGGTGAAGAGCAGGTTTCTTGTTCCTCCTGGGAGATTCCTGATTGGGGAAATGTTTCTGAATGGGCCATGCAAGTTTAATGGGCCGATAGTAATGCAGATTGATGGCACTGTCTTGGCTTCCACGGATATTTCTGAGTATATGAACGAACATTGGCTCAGGATCGAGGATCACTTTGACCTCAAGATTACCGGTGTAGGTACATTTGATGGCCAGGGCCATAGCTCTTGGAAAATAGTGGAGGACTGCGACAAAAAAACTCAAGGCTCATGCGTCAAGAATCCTGCT AACTTATACTTCAGCAACGTAACCAACGTGATTGTGCATGGCGTTAAGTCGGTAAATCCCAAAGGCTCTCACATTTTCGTAACTAGCAGCGCAAACTTCAGGATCACCAATGTTCAAATCACTGCACCAGAAAATAGCCCAAACACCGATGGCATTCATATTAGCCACTCCGATAATGTCATCGTTTCTAAAACTTTCATTGGAACAGGTGATGATTGTATCGGTATGATACAAGGATCCTCAAACATTGTCGTTGAGGACGTAACATGTGGCCCTGGACATGGAATTag CATTGGTAGCCTTGGAAAGGAAGAGGGAGAAGCTGAGGTGAAAGGCGTCCATGTTAGGAACAGCAGACTTGTTAGGACAACGAATGGCCTTAGAATCAAAGCATGGCCAGGTCACAAATTTCCGGGTGCAGCTTCAGATGTATTTTTCAGTAACATCACCATGGAAGATGTTAGGAATGCTATCATCATTGACCAAGAGTATTTGTGCCCTAAAGACTGCACAAAACAG CCATCACTTGTGAAGATAAAGaatgtacattttataaatataagGGGAACTACAACTTCAGCAACTCCAGTGAACATGAAGTGCAGCAAGCTGAATCCATGTGAAGGAATTATATTTCGTGACATTAATTTTCAGTTTGGAAACACGCTTAAAAAGCTGACGATTCCGCAATTAAACTCATCATGCATCAATGTTAAACCTATTTTCGAAGGAATACAAATTCCACCACCTTGCCTAGATTTACCATTAATGCCTAAATTACCAACAGTGCCGGTGAGATTGCCATTGCCAGTGCCAGTGCCAGTGCCAACAAAGCCAAACTTGCCAACAGTGCCAGCGAAATTGCCAGCACTAAAAAAGTCCACGTTGCCAAAAGCAGGAACAACACTAAAGATGATAAAAACTTCAGTAGCAACAAAATTGCGAGCACCCAAAAAGCCGACACCACAAGTACCCACAAAGTCAAAATTGCCATCGGTGCATGTGGCATTGAAAAAAGCACCAAAGAAGCTAAAActgcaaaattcaaaagtaaagaaGGGGGGACAGAAGGCCAAAAATATGCGTAATATCAGAAAAAAACGTCAACACTAA
- the LOC112723109 gene encoding exopolygalacturonase: protein MGIAKQNTLFITIICFALASSAVAKPRARPHSGPDIYKGRNVAKDTLLPGEKVNNVLDFGAQPDGEFDSTQAFMDAWQATCKSTVQSRVYVPEGRFLVSSMFFSGPCMTPHPVTVQVDGTILAPTDISEFENDEWLLFQNLNGLRLIGQGTFDGQGKDSWKYTENCESKRDGSACVRNPSSLFFSRVNDAIIQGIRSVNPKGFHIFVTNCGNIRLRRLKLTAPETSPNTDGIHVSHSINVIMSRNTIATGDDCVSIIQGSVNVTMNRLRCGPGHGVSIGSLGKYADELEVKGIRLINATLLGTTNGVRIKTWPDRFPGSASDIFFTNIDMVNVKNPIIIDQEYECFPNCKKKPSLVKLNNIQFNNIRGTTISPVAVDLRCSKLFPCKGVILRNIDLKLGLLPTMSRCVNINPLYFGGLQVPPACV, encoded by the exons ATGGGCATTGCAAAGCAAAATACtctttttattactattatttgctTTGCATTGGCCTCTTCTGCGGTTGCTAAGCCAAGAGCACGGCCACATAGTGGCCCAGATATCTACAAGGGCAGGAATGTAGCAAAAGATACCCTTCTTCCCGGCGAGAAGGTTAACAATGTGCTCGATTTCGGAGCCCAACCCGACGGCGAATTCGACTCTACCCAG GCATTCATGGATGCATGGCAAGCAACATGCAAATCAACAGTGCAAAGTAGGGTATATGTTCCAGAGGGTAGATTCTTGGTTTCCTCAATGTTCTTTTCAGGGCCATGCATGACCCCACATCCCGTAACAGTTCAAGTTGATGGAACTATTTTGGCCCCAACCGATATTTCCGAGTTTGAAAACGATGAGTGGCTCCTTTTCCAGAACCTTAACGGCTTAAGACTCATTGGTCAAGGTACCTTTGATGGGCAGGGTAAGGATTCATGGAAATACACCGAGAATTGTGAATCTAAGAGAGACGGTTCTGCATGCGTCAGAAATCCTAGC AGTCTTTTCTTCAGCCGAGTGAACGATGCGATTATACAGGGGATTAGGTCTGTGAATCCAAAGGGGTTTCACATATTTGTGACTAACTGTGGAAACATAAGGTTGCGAAGGCTTAAGCTGACAGCACCAGAAACTAGCCCCAACACTGATGGCATTCATGTTAGCCACTCCATCAATGTCATCATGTCTAGAAACACCATTGCAACTGGTGATGACTGTGTCTCTATAATCCAAGGTTCTGTCAATGTTACCATGAACAGACTCAGGTGTGGCCCAGGACATGGTGTTAG CATCGGTAGCCTTGGAAAGTATGCAGATGAGTTAGAGGTGAAAGGTATTCGCCTCATAAACGCCACATTGCTTGGAACAACCAATGGTGTCAGAATCAAAACTTGGCCAGACAGATTCCCAGGTTCAGCCTCGGATATATTTTTCACAAACATCGACATGGTAAATGTTAAAAACCCCATCATCATTGACCAAGAGTATGAATGCTTTCCAAACTGCAAAAAGAag CCATCACTTGTGAAGCTTAACAATATTCAATTCAATAATATAAGGGGAACCACGATTAGTCCAGTTGCAGTGGACTTAAGGTGCAGCAAATTGTTCCCATGCAAAGGTGTCATACTTCGCAACATTGATCTCAAGCTTGGATTGCTTCCAACCATGTCTAGATGTGTTAACATTAATCCACTGTATTTCGGCGGTTTGCAAGTCCCACCAGCTTGCGTTTAG
- the LOC112723108 gene encoding exopolygalacturonase-like, producing the protein MGIAKQNTLFITIICFALASYAVARPRARPYSGPDVYRGRNVARDILFPGEKVNNVLDFGAQPDGEFDSTQAFMEAWQATCNSTVQSRVYVPEGRFLVSPVFFSGPCMTPHPVTVKVDGTIIAPTDLSVFDNDEWIIFQNLNGLRLIGQGTFDGQGTDSWQITEKCESKRDGFRCVRNPSSLFFSRVNDAIIQGIRSVNPKGFHIFVTNCGNIRLRKLKLTAPEFSPNTDGIHVSHSNNVIMSRNTIATGDDCVSIIQGSVNITMNRLTCGPGHGVSIGSLGKYADELEVKGIRLINATLIGTTNGLRIKTWPDRFPGSASNIFFTNINMVNVKNPIIIDQEYECFPNCQKKPSLVKLNNIQFNNITGTTISPVAVDLRCSKLFPCNGVVLRNIDLKLGFLPTLSRCFNINPIYFGGLQIPPACV; encoded by the exons ATGGGCATTGCAAAGCAAAATACtctttttattactattatttgctTTGCATTGGCCTCTTATGCGGTTGCTAGGCCAAGAGCACGGCCATATAGTGGTCCAGACGTCTACAGGGGCAGGAATGTAGCACGAGATATCCTTTTTCCCGGCGAGAAGGTTAACAATGTGCTCGATTTCGGAGCCCAGCCCGACGGCGAATTCGACTCTACCCAG GCATTCATGGAAGCATGGCAAGCAACATGCAACTCAACAGTGCAAAGTAGGGTATATGTTCCAGAGGGTAGATTCTTGGTTTCCCCAGTGTTCTTCTCAGGGCCATGCATGACTCCACATCCCGTAACAGTTAAAGTTGATGGAACTATTATTGCCCCTACCGATCTTTCTGTGTTTGACAACGATGAGTGGATTATTTTCCAGAACCTTAACGGCTTAAGACTCATTGGTCAAGGTACCTTTGATGGGCAGGGTACGGATTCATGGCAAATCACCGAGAAATGTGAATCTAAAAGAGACGGTTTTCGATGCGTCAGAAATCCTAGC AGTCTTTTCTTCAGCCGAGTGAACGATGCGATTATACAGGGGATTAGGTCTGTGAACCCAAAAGGGTTTCACATATTTGTGACTAACTGTGGAAACATAAGGTTGCGGAAGCTTAAGCTGACAGCACCTGAATTTAGCCCCAACACTGATGGCATTCATGTTAGCCACTCCAACAATGTCATCATGTCTAGAAACACCATTGCAACTGGTGATGACTGTGTCTCTATAATCCAAGGTTCTGTCAATATTACCATGAACAGACTCACGTGTGGCCCTGGACATGGTGTTAG CATCGGTAGCCTTGGAAAGTATGCAGACGAGTTAGAGGTGAAAGGTATTCGCCTCATAAACGCCACATTGATTGGAACAACCAATGGTCTCAGAATCAAAACTTGGCCAGATAGATTCCCAGGTTCAGCCTCCAATATATTTTTCACAAACATCAACATGGTAAACGTTAAAAACCCCATCATCATTGACCAAGAGTATGAATGCTTTCCAAACTGCCAAAAGAAG CCATCCCTTGTGAAGCTTAACAATATTCAATTCAACAATATAACGGGAACCACGATTAGTCCAGTTGCAGTGGACTTACGGTGCAGCAAATTGTTCCCATGCAACGGTGTCGTACTTCGCAACATTGATCTCAAGCTTGGATTCCTTCCAACCCTGTCAAGATGCTTTAACATTAATCCAATTTATTTCGGCGGTTTGCAAATCCCACCAGCTTGCGTTTAG